Proteins encoded by one window of Danaus plexippus chromosome Z, MEX_DaPlex, whole genome shotgun sequence:
- the LOC116778165 gene encoding succinate dehydrogenase cytochrome b560 subunit, mitochondrial-like: MLNIVIKYHCCKETSSFMRLLNKNRSIFGPQSSIVGCNFLRYKGICPPATSGPGAAKGSGPGKGAKHKITYQPYTAPPPTCHDFKNMSLNRPMSPHLTIFAPTLPAMTSIVQRITGMIITFYALLLSSGSLFLSNGVETYVSIIQSFDFSLPMVFIIKMMLGAPFVYHYFNGIRFVMWNAGKWLSIKEVYDSAKKSFVATAVLTLLFSII; the protein is encoded by the exons atgttgaatatagtaattaaatatcattgcTGCAAAGAAACATCGAGTTTTATgagattattgaataaaaacag GTCGATATTCGGGCCACAGTCATCGATTGTGGGTTGCAATTTTCTGAGATATAAAGGAATTTGTCCTCCCGCAACGTCAGGGCCTGGTGCAGCCAAAGGCTCAGGTCCTGGAAAGGGCGCCAAACATAAGATAACATATCAACCTTACACCGCGCCGCCACCAACGTGccatgattttaaaaatatgagtttAAACCGCCCTATGTCTCCACATCTAACGATTTTCGCTCCCACCCTACCCGCTATGACATCCATTGTTCAGCGCATTACAG GCATGATAATAACGTTTTACGCTCTCCTCCTATCCTCTGGAAGTTTGTTCCTGTCGAACGGCGTAGAAACATACGTGTCTATTATCCAGAGCTTTGATTTTTCCTTACCTatggtatttattattaagatgaTGTTAGGTGCGCCGTTTGTCTATCATTATTTCAACGGTATCCGTTTCGTTATGTGGAATGCTGGTAAGTGGTTGTCCATCAAAGAAGTTTACGATTCAGCTAAGAAGAGTTTTGTTGCGACAGCCGTATTAACATTGCTTTTCtccataatttaa
- the LOC116778164 gene encoding protein SCAI, giving the protein MTGVTDQERRVILEFCHLLEKSKQFFNGLRELSPYGQKHWQGQFSRTFDVYAKLWKFQQQKRSTLDLKYGLKRWQIGEIASKIGQLYYHFYLRTSETAYLVEAYSFYSAIRGRRYYTLAIKENKCELMVKKLRFYARFIVVAILLQLPNIIEELVLELEKQVIAYGKTYDPNDQLEWIRVLEEVRAFLVAQPGVTVLDPDDNDRIVTVNGRTNPLSIPPIELTPQMNITLRDAVIIGSGTQLVKFSELTIDMFRMVQVLEFEITVPIRDLSNNSPNPDGRHAPRPPPPPPPPPISIFDGDHDQGATANPHKFLLFKPSPSQALIYLASCCNDLPANAALLLYVSAHGHAQHSKHAEDYAYDLGGLITTSKSDIYNEDRDVMLKHRDPQILYPGDLQPYTRKPLFVIVDSDNSFAFQHIPRTFGQPLVILMSPISLPSNLSVRREHGNLFTLFLHNPIAGLCHACDVYTITLDVWDHCVRLRDIFMRDVTRLITRIRLDPMHYAFIGDEFLRLLFLRYIFCECTLRMHRAFRSRNNLPRALPPVPDDLFEHKDLISVILEMADCIGVRGHFYDSTKPDYDERHQ; this is encoded by the exons ATGACTGGCGTTACAGATCAAGAAAGAAGGGTCATTCTCGAATTTTGCCATCTTTTGGAAAAatcgaaacaattttttaatggaTTAAG AGAACTCTCACCATACGGTCAAAAGCACTGGCAAGGTCAATTTTCAAGAACTTTTGATGTTTATGCCAAACTTTGGAAATTCCAACAACAGAAACGATCCAcacttgatttaaaatatggtCTTAAACGTTGGCAGATTGGCGAAATAGCCTCAAAAATCGGACAACTTTATTATCACttcta TCTCAGGACAAGTGAAACGGCTTATTTGGTGGAagcatattcattttattccgCCATAAGAGGAAGACGCTACTACACGCTAGcaatcaaagaaaataaatgtgaacTGATGGTCAAGAAACTTCGGTTCTACGCCAGATTTATCGTAGTCGCTATTCTTCTTCAACTACCTAACATTATAGAAGAATTGGTATTAGAACTGGAAAAACAGGTCATAGCGTATGGCAAAACTTATGATCCAAATGATCAACTCGAGTGGATCAGAGTTTTAGAAGAGGTGAGGGCTTTTCTGGTGGCCCAACCGGGTGTGACTGTTTTGGATCCCGACGATAACGATAGAATAGTAACAGTCAA TGGCCGAACTAATCCATTGAGCATACCGCCAATAGAGCTTACACCACAAATGAACATTACGCTCAGAGATGCTGTTATTATCGGAAGCGGGACTCAACTGGTCAAGTTCTCAGAGTTGACTATTGACATGTTTAGGATGGTTCAAGTGCTCGAGTTCGAAATAACCGTTCCTATACGGGATCTGTCAAACAATTCACCAAATCCAGATGGAAGACATGCCCCACGGCCACCGCCACCGCCGCCACCACCGCCAATca gcATATTTGACGGTGACCATGATCAAGGCGCCACTGCGAACCCTCATAAATTTTTGCTATTCAAGCCGTCTCCCAGCCAGGCTTTAATATACTTAGCAAGCTGCTGCAACGACCTGCCAGCGAATGCAGCCTTGCTTCTGTATGTGTCAGCACACGGCCATGCCCAACATTCAAAGCATGCTGAAGATT atGCGTACGATCTCGGTGGATTGATAACGACGTCCAAATCGGATATTTACAATGAAGACAGGGATGTTATGTTAAAACATAGAGACCCACAAATTTTGTATCCCGGCGACTTGCAACCATACACGAGGAAACCACTCTTTGTCATCGTTGACTCTGATAATTCATTTGCTTTTCAACATATTCCAAGGACTTTCGGTCAACCGTTGGTTATACTTATGTCGCCAATAAGTTTGCCCAGCAATCTCTCtg TTCGTAGAGAGCACGGAAATTTGTTCACACTCTTTCTACACAACCCAATTGCTGGCTTGTGCCACGCGTGCGATGTATATACTATAACTCTTGATGTCTGGGATCACTGCGTGCGTTTGAGAGACATATTCATGAGGGATGTGACACGATTGATTACTAGAATTCGACtag ATCCGATGCACTATGCATTCATCGGCGATGAATTTTTGCGCCTCTTATTTCTGCGGTACATATTCTGCGAGTGCACTCTTCGCATGCACCGCGCTTTTCGCTCACGCAATAACCTGCCCCGCGCCCTACCACCCGTACCCGACGATCTATTTGAACATAAGGATTTGATATCCGTTATTCTTGAAATGGCAGACTGTATTGGA gtCAGAGGCCACTTTTATGATTCAACAAAACCTGATTACGATGAAAGACATCAGTAA